In one Paraburkholderia azotifigens genomic region, the following are encoded:
- a CDS encoding 1-aminocyclopropane-1-carboxylate deaminase → MNLQRFPRYPLTFGPTPIQPLKRLSDHLGGKVQLYAKREDCNSGLAFGGNKTRKLEYLIPEALAQGCDTLVSIGGIQSNQTRQVAAVAAHLGMKCVLVQENWVNYHDAVYDRVGNIQMSRIMGADVRLVPDGFDIGIRKSWEDALDSVRAAGGKPFPIPAGCSEHPLGGLGFVGFAEEVRQQEAELGFKFDYVVVCSVTGSTQAGMIVGFAADGRADRVIGIDASAKPEQTHEQITRIAKRTAELVDLGRDITAQDVVLDTRYGGPEYGLPNDGTLEAIRLCARLEGVMTDPVYEGKSMHGMIDKVRRGEFPEGSKVLYAHLGGVPALNAYSFLFREG, encoded by the coding sequence ATGAACCTGCAACGCTTTCCCCGTTATCCCCTCACCTTCGGGCCGACGCCGATCCAGCCGCTCAAGCGCCTCTCGGACCACCTCGGCGGCAAGGTTCAGCTTTACGCGAAGCGCGAAGATTGCAACAGCGGTCTTGCGTTCGGCGGCAACAAGACGCGCAAGCTCGAGTACCTGATTCCCGAAGCGCTCGCGCAAGGCTGCGATACGCTCGTGTCGATCGGCGGCATCCAGTCGAACCAGACGCGCCAGGTGGCGGCCGTTGCCGCGCATCTCGGCATGAAGTGCGTGCTCGTGCAGGAGAACTGGGTCAACTATCACGACGCCGTGTATGACCGCGTCGGCAATATCCAGATGTCGCGCATCATGGGCGCCGACGTGCGGCTCGTCCCCGACGGCTTCGACATTGGTATTCGCAAGAGCTGGGAAGATGCGCTCGACAGCGTGCGCGCAGCGGGCGGCAAGCCGTTCCCGATTCCCGCCGGCTGTTCCGAGCATCCGCTCGGCGGACTGGGCTTCGTCGGCTTCGCCGAAGAAGTCCGGCAGCAGGAAGCCGAACTTGGCTTCAAGTTCGACTATGTGGTCGTGTGCTCGGTGACGGGCAGCACACAGGCGGGGATGATCGTCGGCTTCGCAGCGGACGGGCGCGCGGACCGCGTGATCGGCATCGACGCCTCCGCGAAACCGGAGCAGACGCACGAGCAGATTACGCGTATCGCGAAGCGTACGGCGGAACTGGTCGATCTGGGCCGCGACATCACTGCGCAGGATGTCGTGCTCGACACGCGCTATGGCGGCCCCGAGTACGGCCTGCCCAACGACGGCACGCTCGAAGCGATCCGCCTGTGCGCGCGGCTCGAAGGCGTGATGACGGATCCCGTGTACGAAGGCAAGTCGATGCACGGCATGATCGACAAGGTGCGGCGCGGCGAATTTCCGGAGGGATCGAAAGTGCTGTATGCGCACCTGGGCGGCGTGCCCGCGTTGAACGCCTATAGCTTCCTGTTCCGCGAAGGCTGA
- a CDS encoding Lrp/AsnC family transcriptional regulator produces the protein MCATKLRSQQAAEATPLSQLDRIDRAILKQLQQDASISNVALAARVKLSAPACLRRVERLKEMGMIRATVALLDPKAVGAGMLVVIGVVLDRSTPDTFAAFEKAAQKVSGCMECHVVTGEFDYFMLVRTRDSESFNRLHAEQLLYLPGVRQIRSFMVLKEILSTTKFPL, from the coding sequence ATGTGCGCAACGAAATTACGCAGCCAACAGGCAGCGGAAGCCACGCCGCTCTCGCAACTCGACCGCATCGATCGCGCGATCCTCAAGCAGCTACAGCAGGACGCGTCGATCTCGAACGTTGCGCTCGCAGCCAGGGTGAAGCTGAGCGCGCCTGCATGCTTGCGGCGCGTCGAAAGGCTCAAGGAAATGGGCATGATCCGCGCGACGGTTGCGCTGCTCGATCCGAAAGCGGTCGGCGCGGGAATGCTGGTGGTGATCGGCGTGGTGCTGGACCGCTCGACACCCGACACCTTTGCCGCTTTCGAAAAGGCCGCGCAGAAGGTGTCGGGCTGCATGGAATGTCACGTGGTGACGGGCGAATTCGATTACTTCATGCTCGTGCGTACGCGCGACAGCGAGAGTTTCAACCGGCTGCACGCGGAGCAATTGCTATACCTGCCAGGCGTGCGGCAGATCCGCAGCTTCATGGTCCTCAAGGAAATCCTCTCGACGACGAAATTTCCGCTATGA
- a CDS encoding PAS domain S-box protein, giving the protein MSDDEKDIGSVAGRDGQPPLPRAKHDAAAGGMDALAEDFSSEWLRLWAETTTDYSIYALAPDGTIISWNLGGETIQGYAPNEIIGQHVRVVYTAEDQRNRVPEMELERAREDGRYETEGWRARKDGRLFWANVIVTALYSPGGELLGYGRVVRDISDKKNATDAALESDRRFRLLVQGVNDYAIFMLSPEGCVTNWNPGARRIKGYTDEQIIGSHFSCFYTPEDAASGVPQRGLETAAREGRWEAEGWRVRRDGSRFWAHVVIDAIRDESGTLIGFAKITRDITERRQAAELLDQTRNALFQSQKMEALGKLTGGVAHDFNNVLQVLRGNLELLGARHDDAWSRARIGRAIEAVERGSKLASQLLAFGRRQALQPVASSLGDVLHNMEDLLRRALGERVRVRIHESQGSGELWNVLVDTHQLENVLLNLAINSRDAMPEGGMLTFGLSNAVLDSRAAVTAQVDPGEYVKMTVTDTGTGMNADVAERAFDPFFTTKPEGQGTGLGLSMAYGFVLQSGGHIELASTPGVGTTVTIYLPRSTQTPVARPAHSVEPHTGDELRGDETVLVVEDDRRVQLTVVDMLSQLGYGVLTANDATEALTVLRSGAKVDLLFSDVVMPGPLLSPEMARQALLLRPSLKVLFTSGHTRDTMGLDAQLRRGADLLQKPYSRMQLARKIRGVFDGTQRAMLDEARPGSPHALHILVVEDDRDAREALCELLTMLGHTFEPAGNAEEALQRLKLHPFDVLLTDLTLPGMSGFDLARAAIAMHAAQRVVFSSGLDAQLSDAALPFAWTALRKPYSLDQLKHALDAQA; this is encoded by the coding sequence ATGAGCGACGACGAAAAAGACATCGGCAGCGTAGCAGGGCGAGACGGGCAGCCGCCTCTTCCGCGCGCGAAACACGATGCTGCGGCAGGCGGCATGGATGCGCTCGCGGAAGACTTCAGCAGCGAATGGCTGCGCCTGTGGGCCGAAACCACCACCGACTACTCGATCTACGCTCTCGCGCCCGACGGCACGATCATCAGCTGGAACCTCGGCGGAGAGACCATCCAGGGTTACGCGCCCAACGAGATCATCGGCCAGCACGTCCGCGTGGTGTACACCGCGGAAGACCAGCGCAACCGCGTGCCGGAGATGGAACTCGAGCGCGCGCGCGAAGACGGCCGCTATGAAACGGAAGGCTGGCGCGCGCGCAAGGACGGCAGGCTGTTCTGGGCGAATGTGATCGTCACGGCGCTTTACTCGCCAGGCGGCGAACTGCTGGGCTATGGGCGCGTCGTGCGCGACATCAGCGACAAGAAGAACGCGACCGACGCCGCCCTCGAAAGCGACCGGCGCTTCCGTCTGCTGGTGCAGGGCGTGAACGACTACGCGATCTTCATGCTGTCGCCGGAAGGCTGTGTCACGAACTGGAATCCAGGCGCGCGGCGTATCAAGGGCTATACCGACGAACAGATCATCGGCTCGCATTTTTCGTGCTTCTACACGCCTGAAGATGCGGCATCGGGCGTGCCGCAGCGCGGCCTCGAAACGGCCGCGCGCGAAGGCCGCTGGGAAGCCGAAGGTTGGCGCGTGCGGCGCGACGGCAGCCGCTTCTGGGCGCATGTCGTGATCGACGCGATCCGCGACGAGAGCGGCACGCTGATCGGCTTCGCCAAGATCACGCGCGACATCACCGAGCGCCGTCAGGCCGCCGAACTGCTCGACCAGACGCGCAATGCGCTGTTTCAATCCCAGAAGATGGAAGCGCTCGGCAAGCTGACGGGCGGCGTCGCGCACGACTTCAACAACGTGCTGCAAGTGCTGCGCGGCAATCTCGAACTGCTCGGCGCGCGGCACGACGATGCGTGGAGCCGGGCGCGTATCGGCCGCGCGATCGAGGCCGTCGAGCGCGGCTCGAAGCTCGCGTCGCAACTGCTCGCGTTCGGACGCCGTCAGGCGCTGCAGCCGGTCGCGAGCAGCCTCGGCGACGTGCTGCACAACATGGAAGACCTGCTGCGCCGCGCGCTCGGAGAACGCGTGCGCGTGCGCATCCATGAGTCGCAGGGCAGCGGCGAGTTGTGGAACGTGCTGGTCGATACGCACCAGCTGGAAAACGTGCTGCTCAATCTCGCCATCAATTCGCGCGACGCAATGCCGGAAGGCGGCATGCTGACGTTTGGTCTGTCGAATGCCGTACTCGATTCACGGGCGGCCGTGACCGCGCAGGTCGACCCGGGTGAATACGTGAAGATGACGGTCACCGACACGGGCACGGGCATGAACGCCGATGTCGCCGAGCGCGCCTTCGATCCATTTTTCACGACCAAGCCAGAGGGTCAGGGCACGGGGCTCGGCCTGAGCATGGCGTACGGTTTCGTGCTGCAAAGCGGCGGCCATATCGAACTGGCGAGCACGCCGGGCGTCGGCACCACGGTGACGATCTATCTGCCGCGCTCGACGCAGACACCCGTCGCGCGGCCCGCCCATTCCGTCGAACCGCACACGGGGGACGAGCTGCGGGGCGACGAAACCGTGCTCGTCGTCGAAGACGACCGGCGCGTGCAACTGACGGTGGTCGACATGCTCTCGCAGCTCGGCTACGGCGTGCTGACCGCGAACGACGCGACGGAAGCGCTGACCGTGCTGCGCAGCGGCGCGAAGGTCGATCTGCTATTCAGCGACGTGGTGATGCCGGGCCCGCTGCTGAGCCCTGAAATGGCGCGCCAGGCGCTGCTGTTGCGGCCGTCGTTGAAAGTTCTGTTCACGTCGGGCCACACGCGCGACACGATGGGCCTCGATGCGCAGTTGCGGCGCGGCGCCGATCTGCTGCAAAAGCCGTATAGCCGCATGCAGCTCGCGCGCAAGATACGCGGCGTGTTCGACGGCACGCAGCGTGCGATGCTCGATGAGGCGCGGCCCGGTTCGCCGCACGCGCTGCACATCCTCGTCGTGGAAGACGACCGCGACGCGCGCGAAGCACTGTGCGAACTGCTCACGATGCTCGGTCATACGTTCGAGCCCGCGGGCAACGCGGAAGAGGCGTTGCAGCGCCTGAAACTGCATCCATTCGACGTGCTGCTCACCGATCTCACGCTGCCGGGCATGTCCGGCTTCGATCTCGCGCGCGCGGCGATCGCGATGCATGCCGCGCAGCGTGTCGTGTTTTCATCGGGGCTGGACGCGCAGTTGTCCGATGCAGCGCTGCCGTTCGCATGGACGGCGCTACGCAAGCCGTATTCGCTCGATCAGCTCAAGCACGCGCTCGACGCGCAGGCATGA
- a CDS encoding UdgX family uracil-DNA binding protein (This protein belongs to the uracil DNA glycosylase superfamily, members of which act in excision repair of DNA. However, it belongs more specifically to UdgX branch, whose founding member was found to bind uracil in DNA (where it does not belong), without cleaving it, appears to promote DNA repair by a pathway involving RecA, rather than base excision.) yields MSTRKPTPSSTDETGATKRAAKDPSSVERDQQPERLEDCRRCALWSRATQAVGGVGPKHAPMMMVGEQPGDREDLQGMPFVGPAGQLLDDALQEAGVARRDVYVTNAVKHFKWEPRGKRRMHKTPAQREIDACRYWLERELASVEPRVLVALGATALKSILEDRDARLQAVVGKVLEHGGRHVVPTYHPSFALRAPDEATRHRAYAAIVAALREAGMLAQREAARKSNK; encoded by the coding sequence ATGAGCACGCGCAAACCCACACCGTCATCCACCGATGAAACCGGCGCAACGAAGCGCGCCGCGAAAGACCCATCATCCGTCGAACGGGACCAGCAACCGGAGCGCCTCGAAGACTGCCGGCGCTGCGCACTCTGGTCGCGCGCGACGCAAGCGGTCGGCGGCGTCGGGCCGAAGCACGCGCCCATGATGATGGTCGGCGAGCAGCCGGGCGACAGGGAGGACCTGCAGGGCATGCCGTTCGTCGGGCCCGCAGGCCAGTTGCTCGACGACGCGTTGCAGGAAGCGGGCGTCGCTCGCCGCGACGTGTACGTGACGAATGCCGTCAAGCATTTCAAGTGGGAGCCGCGCGGCAAGCGGCGCATGCACAAGACACCCGCGCAGCGCGAAATCGATGCGTGTCGCTACTGGCTGGAACGCGAACTGGCTTCCGTGGAGCCGCGCGTGCTCGTCGCGCTCGGCGCGACTGCCCTCAAGTCGATACTCGAAGATCGCGATGCGCGGCTGCAGGCTGTCGTCGGCAAGGTGCTCGAACACGGCGGCCGGCACGTGGTGCCGACCTATCATCCTTCGTTCGCGCTGCGCGCGCCCGACGAAGCGACGCGCCATCGCGCGTATGCCGCTATCGTCGCGGCACTGCGGGAAGCGGGCATGCTCGCGCAACGCGAAGCGGCGCGCAAGAGCAACAAATGA
- a CDS encoding chemotaxis protein: MSTLNPDDEQRPVVRQTGHDNASLGPSDSSDSGSDMAGAKRHAFDIDDELDNHALETGEAELASDTDRAGTGERASADGDSTLEQNEDIDVDRVISATGEEASEGMAGEMIDGSDEGVQDEGEDATEDEALRQRRK; the protein is encoded by the coding sequence ATGAGCACACTGAATCCCGACGACGAGCAACGCCCCGTGGTCAGGCAGACGGGACACGACAACGCATCGCTGGGTCCGAGCGATTCGTCGGATAGCGGCAGCGACATGGCGGGCGCGAAGCGTCATGCGTTCGACATCGACGACGAACTCGACAACCATGCGCTCGAAACGGGCGAAGCCGAACTGGCGAGCGACACCGACCGTGCGGGCACGGGCGAACGCGCATCGGCCGATGGCGATTCGACGCTCGAGCAGAACGAGGACATCGACGTCGATCGTGTGATCAGCGCGACGGGCGAAGAAGCATCCGAAGGCATGGCGGGCGAGATGATCGACGGCTCGGATGAAGGCGTGCAAGACGAAGGTGAAGACGCAACGGAAGACGAAGCGCTGCGCCAGCGCCGCAAATAA